A region of Porites lutea chromosome 13, jaPorLute2.1, whole genome shotgun sequence DNA encodes the following proteins:
- the LOC140923048 gene encoding uncharacterized protein, whose product MTRRIFTKRSMPLALIVICSMWNKSTLSCSCNVASLNELGIEDGHIPDQSMTASSRLDNNHGAGRGRLNQGPTGSQGTAWCAGETDNVQYLQIDLIYTSRVTHVATQGLNDPPKEVNGSNINSWVKEYSLEYSSDGKTYNGYYFDKDLKVFDGNKDGGSISCCELPYPMVVRYVRFKPISWVDNICLRVGIYGIGNVTAHAEITEDEIAIRHYWWWPLMWVLIIVLLIIVIMVCCCYPRIKKKRSLHPRPSRKSEKKRPSFYTNPIAPHSSIRSGQVIIALEELQDGAVPEGNYEEPEDEVQEVVAHFTGDGFSNKHGVTHFSVADEDEDESPAAQPDKDRKRQSQEVPENSQPQLAPIRVYETEPNREDSVGARGKPRRGPSQHIYETVN is encoded by the exons ATGACCCGGCGGATATTCACAAAAAGATCCATGCCGTTAGCTTTGATAGTGATTTGTAGTATGTGGAACAAGTCTACTCTGTCGTGCAGTTGCAATGTCG CATCTTTGAATGAGCTTGGGATTGAGGATGGCCACATTCCTGATCAGTCTATGACAGCTTCTTCAAGATTGGATAATAATCACGGAGCTGGACGAGGAAGGCTTAACCAGGGACCTACCGGTTCTCAGGGCACTGCTTGGTGTGCTGGGGAAACTGACAATGTTCAGTATCTGCAGATAGATCTCA TATATACCTCGCGAGTGACTCACGTTGCCACACAAGGTCTGAATGACCCACCAAAGGAAGTAAATGGAAGCAACATTAACAGCTGGGTTAAAGAATATTCCCTCGAATATAGTTCTGACGGGAAAACATACAATGGATACTATTTCGATAAGGACTTAAAG GTATTCGATGGCAACAAAGATGGTGGCTCCATTTCATGCTGCGAACTCCCTTACCCAATGGTGGTTAGATATGTACGATTCAAGCCTATCTCTTGGGTAGACAACATCTGCTTAAGAGTTGGAATATATGGAATTGGGAATGTCACGG CCCATGCCGAAATAACTGAAGATGAAATAGCTATTCGCCACTACTGGTGGT GGCCTCTGATGTGGGTTCTTATTATCGTTCTGCTTATTATTGTCATAATGGTCTGCTGCTGTTATCCTCGAATTAAAAAGAA GCGATCTTTACACCCGAGACCAAGTAGGAAAAGCGAGAAGAAGAGACCGTCGTTTTATACAAACCCAATCGCACCACACTCCTCGATACGGAGTGGGCAAGTTATAATTGCTTTGGAGGAGTTACAGGACGGTGCTGTACCAGAAGGGAACTATGAAGAACCTGAAGACGAAGTACAGGAG GTCGTCGCCCACTTTACCGGTGACGGTTTCTCCAACAAACATGGCGTCACTCACTTTTCTGTGGCAGATGAGGACGAAGATGAATCTCCTGCGGCCCAGCCGGATAAAGATCGAAAACGGCAAAGTCAGGAAGTTCCGGAGAACTCTCAGCCCCAGCTGGCCCCCATAAGAGTCTACGAGACCGAGCCTAACAGAGAAGATTCAGTTGGTGCGCGGGGAAAACCTCGCAGGGGACCGTCTCAACATATATACGAGACTGTTAACTAG